The following are from one region of the Peromyscus leucopus breed LL Stock chromosome 18, UCI_PerLeu_2.1, whole genome shotgun sequence genome:
- the LOC114700595 gene encoding ATP synthase subunit f, mitochondrial-like has product MASVVPLKDKKLMEVKLGGLPSWIMTRDFTPSGMVGAVQRGSDRYYNKYIDVRKGSISGINMVFSDCLSYKELKHERRRKYH; this is encoded by the coding sequence ATGGCGTCGGTCGTGCCACTGAAGGATAAGAAGCTCATGGAGGTTAAACTTGGAGGGCTGCCAAGCTGGATAATGACGCGGGATTTCACCCCCAGCGGCATGGTGGGGGCCGTTCAGAGAGGCTCTGACCGGTATTACAACAAGTACATCGACGTGCGGAAAGGCAGCATCTCGGGGATTAACATGGTTTTCAGCGACTGCCTTTCTTACAAGGAACTCAAACATGAGCGGCGACGCAAGTACCACTGA
- the Pmch gene encoding pro-MCH: MAKMSLSSYILMLTFSLFSQGILLSASKSIRNVEDDMVFNTFRMGKAFQKEDTAERSVAAPSLEQYKNDDSSFMNDDENKNSKSTGSKQNLINHGLPLNLAIKPYLALKGSVAFPAENGVQNTESTQEKREIGDEENSAKFPIGRRDFDMLRCMLGRVYRPCWQV, from the exons ATGGCAAAAATGAGTCTCTCTTCCTACATATTAATGctgactttttctttgttttctcaagGTATTTTACTTTCAGCTTCAAAGTCCATAAGAAATGTAGAAGATGACATGGTATTTAATACATTTAGGATGGGAAAAGCCTTTCAGAAGGAGGATACTGCAGAAAGATCAGTTGCTGCTCCTTCTCTGGaacaatataaaaatgatgaCAGCAGCTTCATGAACgatgatgaaaacaaaaattcaaag AGCACAGGCTCCAAACAGAACCTCATAAATCATGGTCTGCCACTGAATCTGGCTATCAAACCTTATCTCGCTCTGAAAGGATCGGTAGCTTTTCCAGCTGAGAATGGAGTTCAGAATACTGAGTCaacacaggaaaagagagaaattgGGGATGAAGAAAACTCAGCTAAATTTCCTATAGGAAGGAGAGATTTTGACA TGCTCAGGTGTATGCTGGGAAGAGTCTACCGACCCTGCTGGCAAGTCTGA